GGCTGTCTTGGGGTGGGTCACTTAAGCCCCTTGGGAAAACCGCATCATGGTGATGAATCTTCAGAGAAGGTTCATGTATAACTTTGGTTCTGTAGAAAAACATCCCTTTGTCCTTTATCATTCATGAGCAGGTTCTCTCACAGCAGTGCTGCCCATCTTTTCAACACTGCTCAAGTGTTTGTGATTCAAGAGGGTCTTAGCCTTGGAATCCAGTCAAGCAgagcttttaattttttttatacatgGAAGATACTGACAAGTGTAAATATCCATCATTATTTTTTACCAGAATGGAGCAGATTGCTTGGGCATGAAAGATGGTGCAATTTGGCACAGTTCACAGGAATCGGTTGTGTAGGAGGTTACAGTAACCGGCTGGTCAAAATTTATGAGGAatgaagtaaaaaatatatatataataacaaatgaaaaaatCTAATGGAATACCCATCTCTCATTTGACCTGGGCCAACTATTTAATTTCTtcataaacatttaatttatacatGTAATTAGACAACTTCAGCACTCATCACTGTTCTCTGTGTCAGGTGTGCATGATTATTCTAGCATCATTGGGGGAGATTacatttttcttcacttttaaaTCAAAAAATCATGTTTCTTACCCAATATGAAAGCTTGTGTTGCAGTACATGAATTGTGAGAGCTACAAAGGAGGCATCTCGAATCCAATCCCTCACATTTCTGTGTGATAAGCTGAAGTGATTAAAACCCAACGTCCTTATTTATCTTGCAGTTCCACCACTGCCAAGCCTAAACTGTCTGCAAGGATCTCTGAGGCTCTCAGGTCTTATGTCTACACACCAGAGGAAGGTAGGAGCCACAGGCACTGTAGCATACTAACATTACCCTTTAGCTCCCTTTGCTTTAGCCTACAGAGGAGTGTGGTGACTGAACTGTCCTCTCGCCATGGAAATAATACTTCCCGTCTTTGTATATCCATTCATTAGAAGAACACTGAAATTATAGAATATAATAAAGCTACTTGCCCATTAGCCAactaaaatagattttcttctAAACCCACAGTTTTCCGGTTTCCATTAAAGCTTGCAATTTCTGCAGTGGTGTCATTCATCGCAGTGTATCAGgtactgtgttttttttatttttatcattagcagtagtagtagcagttgtTGTATTATATTGGTTAAGTATTGTGTTTTTCTAACTTAACGGAaattttaaaactaaacaaaggtATGGtaaattttaaatatgtattgcaattgatatGTTGTGGTTCATATTCCAGTTTACAAAGCttccgttttttcttttttaaccttTAAAATTGTGCCAATTTGTGATGCTCTCCCTTCTTCCCAGGTGGCGCTGTTACTGTTGACGTTTGTTATCCCCACCCTTCAAAAAGTCCGTGTGGGCGTCAATGAAGACATTGCCTTCCTTTTGGCTGGCTTCAACATTCACTTGTCTGAGGACCGGGCTGAGGTGGTGAAAATTGTCAGCTACTACATGTGGTGTGTGGAAGGTATGTCTCTCAGTGTCAGTCTCAAGTCACAGGGCACAGATCTTCAAGTATGCAGCCCTCAGGCATCAGTTTTCAATAACACTGCTCTAGTGGGAACCTCGGGCACCATTTGGGAATGCCTTCAGCAGATTTAGTTAACTCTCTCTGTGGTACTGATGCGGTGACTCTCGGTGACATTTTACTGGTGGCCAAACGTCTAcagtttctttctttgagatAGAGATAGTTACTTGTCATTTATTTACCTCAGTGCAATGTGATTTCATTCTACAGTGTGCTACGCGTCATCAGTGACCCTGTCCTGTCTGGTAACCCTGGTCATGCTCATGAGATCCATGGTTTTACACAGGTAAACCCCCCGTCCTTCCACCAGTCCTTCTGTGTATCTGCATCATGCGCAAGATGCTCGACTTCCCTCACCACTGCAGTTACCCAAGAGATTTGAAAAAATGCATATAATTTCGATATAAAGTTTTTAAAGGGAACTTTACAACAGCCAGATAGATATTTTTCATAACCaactttaatttttttactCTGTGAAGTGACATATGCAGTTGCgttatttaaataaaggatTTGGCAACAAGTATTTCTGATTGATGTATCTCAGAGTGTTTGTTAGGGTGGTGAGATTTCTCATTTTAATGCCTCCAGTACAGCTTTCTGAGAACAGAACCTGTTAAGCTAAACAAACTGTTGATGTCACTATGGTTTCCATGTCTCTGGGGATATTCTTCTCTGTAGAAATTACTTTAACTCATTAAACTGTACACCAATGGATAGCAGGTAATTTGAGATGTATAAAGGTAATTGTGCTGCTTTTATGAGTACCGGCTAATATCCACAGaagatttaatattttaattaatttagacaTTAAACAATTAGACAATTTAGAATTCAATTTTGCTGGTATTTTTTATAATCTGTTCTTCTTTGTTTCTTAATAAAATTGTTAGGGGTAAAATAACAATGAAGCTTGATGTGCAAACGCTTTTTTTAAAAATCGCAATCATGACAAAAGACAGATGAGATCGATGTAGGATTTGAGCAACATTTTCAAAGTGATTGTTAATAAGGGAAAGCAGCTGAGTAGTAATGGTTTAGAAATAGCCACATAACTCAGTCCTTATAGCGATAGTGAAATTCTAATTCCAATTCTCCCCCTCCTGTAAATAAGCCATGAATTATTTAAGTTTTAATAAGCATTAGGTAAACCTTTTAACGATAAATGTTGAACTTTCAGAGCCTTTTGGGCTGAGATGTAAAATTTATGAAAGCTAAATGTATACATCTGGGCATTTTCTTTTTGGCAATTGCTATGTAAGCTACTGCTtcttcttaaaaaaagaaaaaagaggctGTTAATGTAGTTTAGCTTACACTGTGAAATCCTCAATCGAGTCTGATATGTGCAGTGCCTGTAATGAGATTTTCAGTAGCTCCAAGGAAGACTTTAGTACTGCTAGTGCAGAAGTTAATATTAGGAAAATTAAATCCTGATAATTGTGTAATTGTGCAGATAACAGGAACTTGGGGGCAGCAGCTAAGAGAATGCAAATTAAatgattatacactcacctaaaggattattaggaacaccatactaatactgtgtttgaccccctttcgccttcagaactgccttaattctacgtggcattgattcaacaaggtgctgaaagcattctttagaaatgttggcccatattgataggatagcatcttgcagttgatggagatttgtgggatgcacatccagggcacgaagctcccgttccaccacatcccaaagatgctctattgggttgagatctggtgactttgGGGGCcggtttagtacagtgaactcattgtcatgttcaagaaaccaatttgaaatgattcgacctttgtgacatggtgcattatcctgctggaagtagccatcagaggatgggtacaaggtggtcataaagggatggacatggtcagaaacaatgctcaggtaggctgtggcatttaaacgatgcccaattggcactaaggggcctaaagtgtgccaaggaATCATcccccaccaccagcctgcacagtggtaacaaggcatgatggatccatgttctcattctgtttacgccaaattctgactctaccatctgaatgtctcaacagaaatcgagactcatcagaccaggcaacatttttccagtcttcaactgtccaattttggtgagcttgtgcaaattgtagcctctttttcctatttgtagtggagatgagtggtacccggtggggtcttctgctgttgtagcccatccgcctcaaggttgtacgtgttgtggcttcactaatgctttgctgcatacctcggttgtaacgagtgcttatttcagtcaaagttgctcttctatcagcttgaatcagtcggcccattctcctctgacctctagcatcaacaaggcattttcgcccacaggactgccgcatactggatgtttttcccttttcacaccattctttgtaaaccctagaaatggttgtgcgtgaaaatcccagtaactgagcagattgtgaaatactcagaccggcccgtctggcaccaacaaccatgccacgctcaaaattgcttaaatcacctttctttcccattcagacattcagtttggagttcaggacattgtcttgaccaggaccacacccctaaatgcattgaagcaactgccatgtgattggttggttagataattgcattaatgagaaattgaacaggtgttcctaataatcctttaggtgagtgtatacaggaATGCCAGATAACATAATGATGTGTacaatttgctttttttttttttttacaattctgtCTCTTCCTTTTGAACATCCATAGACGTATGgcaattatttttcttgttcttcttctaTAAAGAATTTGAGACCGATGCCTTTAAAAAGAATATCTTCCTATGCATTTGAAATGGGCATTGGGATGCATGTCCTTCTCTTTGTGTTGCTGTCATCcttcagatctaacctgaaaggCCTGTACCGGGGAGATATTTACAGTGTCTACAATTGCCAGAGAAGCATACGACCCTCGCGATCGGCCATCGTTTGTTGGATGAGTTTCACCAGTTACCAAGCTGCTCTGATCTGCCTAGGTAAACAATGTAGGCCAGGAGATTCCTCATTGATTTAGTGGACAGTGTGTCAGATGTACAGTGTCCATTTCCTAATCCACCAGTTTGGGAATCCCAACAAAGGACATTTTCAGATTAGGCGTGTGTTCACAAGGATTGAGATGCTACTTCTTTCCATGCCCGCTGACATGTCCTCAGTGATTAAATAAATCGTAACAGAATTTACAGAACTAATGGGTTTGCTGGGCCCTAGGGAAGCTGTAGTTTATACTTCGTCTGTGAGGCATATCTAGTTTTAAAGAGATCCTTTAACACGGTGGGGTGGGTCATTTCTGTGATGGCCATTCTAGTTCAAAGCCCTTCAGAGACTGTCAACTATGAGTACAACTTGAGGCATTTTGTGACATTTATCCTTAAGGCAAGGGAATTCCATTGAGGTTCTAGTCATAATTGAGGCCTAGAGGTTAAAAATGGATGCACATTGTGGGCGAGCCACTGCACTGCCACTAATACTAGTTTACTAGACTTCAATGCAGTATAGGCACTTTTATTGGGATAAAATGTTTAAGCCTAATATAGGCCACTTTTGAAGATAGTAAGTTAAAGGGATGCTTTTGAGAATCAGCAAGCAGCCATTAATGAGAAAATCACAGATGATTCCAGCACTCCTGTATTAAAGTTGTATGCATCGCAACCCCTAGATAGATAGAATTCACCCACTGCTCCTCTCATGGAACTCTTGGCTCAGGTCTGTGTGTGAAGGAAGCTCCCGTGAGGCATCCCTCATCTTTGTTTAATTCTCCTTTTAGGCCTTATAATTCAGACCCTGGTGTTCTTCATCTGCCTGATGTTCTTTGTCTTCCTCATCGTCATCCCCATCCTATACGGCCAGAACCTCCTTCTCTTCAACATCCTTGGGAACATGTGGTGAGTTCTGGAGCTCTCCCTGCCACGCAGTCTCGGCTTCACTGGGGAGCTTGGTGTTATCTTGCCTTACCTTAGACTGAACAGCTATGGGCTTCCTGTGTATCAATGCAGCATCCACTTCCAAAGGTTTATAAACCTCTTCTTTTCATAATGGTGGAGTTTCCTATTTGGTCGCAAAGGGTATAATTAATATTGACATTGATTAGTTGATTTAGTCATTCCACACTCTTCCAGAAGCCAGTGGTTTTCAGACTGTGGATGTGAGAGCAGTATGTGGACTAGTCTATGTGGTTCAGAGTCAGGTTGGAGGAGATGGTTGGCAGGGCGTTTACTTAAATAATGATCTTACTCCCTCTTCCTATAGGCCCTTCTGGCTAATGCTGTTCCTAGCCGTGGTCCTTCAGCATGTGGCCAGTCAGTTTGCCTTCCTTAAAAAGGATGCAGGTACAAGAGATTTGGACAATAGGTAAGACTTTATGGCAAGCACTTTTTGTGAAAgacttgtaaatatatatatatatacttgacAAGTGTTATGCTTGGGTAATATTTCAAACCATTCCTACATCACAGATGTGCTGGACTTTCACTGAATTCTGTTAAGCACATTAAGAAATCTTGGCCCTGCTGTGAttggtgtattttaattaatattgtatACTTTCCCATGTGCTGGGTTTTACCAATCAACAATACTTGGATAATTAAGCTAAATTCAGAGGAGATGTTCGTAAGTGTTGCCCCCACCACATGCTGTAGGAATGGCCTGTTCCTGCTCACCTACATGCTGTTCCCCATCAATGTGTTGCTGGGAGTCCTGATGGGCGTGTGGAGGATGGTGATCACGGCCCTCTTCAATATCATCCACCTGTGCAGGCTGGACATCAGCCTCCTTAACCGTGAAGTGGAGTCCTTCGACCCTGGTGAGTGTGTGATGCTCGCTCACTTGCTCGCTCTCTCACCAGGCTGGGAAGCCAATCTTCCTGAATATATCTGATAAACAGCTGGTACTGTAGTGATGCTTCTTAGCCTTAACAACACTCTCTTTCCTAAGCCTACCAAAGTGTGATCAGTTAAAACTATTGTGAGCTCAGTCAGTCTGTTTATCTGTTGGTATCTGAAAACTGGCATATGGCATAGACGCTCTTggatttctgtttttcttttactttaatTCTTGGTTTAAACAATGCAAGTTGTTTGGTTTGAAAAAGCTGTTGGTACCTTTGTAACCTTAAATGGGTAAATAAAAATCTCTCAGTAAGTATATCTTGACTCCATTCTAACTGTAGTTATATTATTAGGGAAACCTTTGGTGTAGCAATATATTCTTCAATCATGCTTGTTgcatacaatttaaattaattgttatgtatCCTTTGTATAATCAGTTAATACTTGCTAGTAGTAGATTTATCTGTATTATGTGAGAATACGGTTAATTCCTTTCAAAGTGTTTGGTTGAAATCATTATAAAAATGTTCAAATCCTAGTTTGACGCACAATTGCAAAATTGTGGAAAGCACTATGGCAGACCAGTTTCTGATGATACGATCAAAGGCATACAGATGTAGTCTAATTGTCTTTTAACAAAATTGTGCTATTAAACCAGAATTGCATGTAGCACTAATGGCCAGTATATTTTTCAGTGAAAGCTTGAAGGTTAATTGTCTGTGCAGTGTTAAGTAAGGCTGTCAATTTTCTCCCTATAAATGGATGATTGCCTTGTAGAGATGCTATAAGTATAAGTAAATGCATTTCTCAGCAGCTTTGGCTAAACTGTAATTGAAACTCACCAAGAGAAAattctatttttatatttattgcagCTTACATTCTCATATTTCCCTTGACAGATCAGGGAACTCAATTTGGGGGCTTGATAGCAAGCCATTGTTACAGATTATATACCAAATCAGGTATAGCTGATTtatgttaaattaaattgaacaaACTCCCAACTTTTCCTAAACTGCTAAAAAAAGTGATGTACAGCCACAGCTATAGGGCCTTCCTTTGGTGTGATTATAATAAATACCAATGGGAAATAAGATTCTTTGGAGTAGATATTCTTATCCGTTGCTTGTAAAGGAAATAAACTCCTGCTGAAGTGCACAATACGGTTCGCCCTAATAGGGCTGTCATCAGGCAAGTCACTGTGATGtgaatatgcttttttttttttcctctctccatctctgcaGGGTACCGCTGCTATGCACATTACTTGAAGATTGAGGTCAGCCAGTCTCACCCTGTCATGAAGGCGTTCTGTGGAGTGTTGCTGCAGTCTCCGGGCCCCGAGGGCAGCACTGGACAGAAAATGCAGGACGCAGAAGAAGGTCAGTTACCCATGCTCCAGTGCACAGTGAATAGCTGCTCTGCACGCTGTTTGCAGGTTCTCTTTAATACCCCCCCACCCTTTTCCAACACCATTGCACCTCAGCTGAGCCCAACATGAGTCATAGTGCTGTGTTTCCCATTTTTATCCGCCCTCACACTTTTTTAGGTTTTATCCACATAGGAGATGGTCAGTAAAAAAATctagtacaaaaaaaaatatctgtaaaaaaaaaaaaaaaaaaaaaaaaaaaaaatttaaataaacaaggaCCTTTTACAAAATGTAGTATCTTTCAGGGTTGAGGTACCGTTAGTCTACACAGATTAGTGGGCTGGAACACAAATCTTTTTGTGTGGCAGCTCACATGAAACGGAGCACTACTGATGTATAACCATTGATCAATTTTAAGGCACCATGAATAATAAAGCATCTCTTGGAGTACTGAGAGATAGCTCTCCTCTACTGACGTCAGGCTGCTCAGATGGGGCAGTGTAGTCAGCCAGGCACGAACCAGCACCATGTTGGCACAGCAGGCCTTTAATCCTAATTGGAGGTGACAGGGTTGCACAGCTTAGCAACATGCAGAAGTGAATATACAGTCAAATGTGGGCTGGTAAGGAAAGTGGTTGTGTAAGGCAACAGTAATTTAAGAATCATTTCACAATTCTTGTAGGCCAGGAGACATTTAGAAATGGCACAGGAATTAGAGGACTAGTTCACCTTCAAATGCGTAACCACGGACTTTGATGACCAAACATATGTTTGTCATCAAAAATGTTCTGGTCATAAATATAGTATCTAGACAACAATGCAGATACTGGTTTGTAGAGATTAATTGTAGACCAGCACACTCAACAGATGGGTCACACTAATTGAGTGTAAATTGTACTCCTATAGCCCAAAGGGCTGGAGCAACTGTTGACAGCAGTGCCAGGATGCTGCAGCTTGGTCCAAGGATTACTGCTTGAATTCTATTAATTATGATAATGGCTTTCGTACAAATACCTGTAACTGTATCATCTATTTCCCTTTATTAAGTTGGTGCAATGCTGTATTGCAATTTATGTTTTCCTTAAGCAAAGGAAGCCTGGAATTGGTATCAAAAAGTGAATAACAGTGTGAAGTGTGGGGTTGATTCATGCATGATGTACCTTCTCTTGTCTAGGATGTTCAAGTTAAGGTATGGAGTTGATGACCCAATAAAGCATAATCTCATAGCAGGACCATTATCTGCACAGGGAGGTGTCTTATGTAATACTTATAGAATTCCagcttttgttttcctgtttcagGATCTTAAATCAAATTTTAAACTGCTGTAGGTTTTTAAAGGTAGCTCAGGGATTTACACAATTaattatctgaaaaaataattcGGTAGTTATTTTTCTGGTTTTGAGAAATTATGCAAAGATGATTAATGTAGTTTTGttatacaatatacatatatttgttatgTTTATCTGTGCATAGgtcataaatattacatttaatatatgAAGACAGTTTGCATGCTTCTATGTagctcaaaacaaacaaaccaaaaaaggaTATAAAACTTTGCAATTTCCACTTAAATTGACAA
The genomic region above belongs to Amia ocellicauda isolate fAmiCal2 chromosome 4, fAmiCal2.hap1, whole genome shotgun sequence and contains:
- the stra6 gene encoding receptor for retinol uptake stra6, translating into MTSNDSPSLEYYDYSDYEFGPAAPTLTPVEVIPPCDPTVDDRLYHTCIAAISLVVVLVLAAFTRRKKLCQGCFKGVPGLLSPVNFLDHTQHKGLAVAVFGVLFCKLCVLVLAQNPLPFTKDFAQEYREYWKILSIFYYPVLYYPLLACGTLHSQVGYVLGSLLSWTHFAVLVWQKVDCPKTPEIYKYYSLLTSLPQIGCLAFLSFQYPLLLFKNSSGTSQTSGSEDLYSSYYKDYVQEILKKKPSKPSSTTAKPKLSARISEALRSYVYTPEEVFRFPLKLAISAVVSFIAVYQVALLLLTFVIPTLQKVRVGVNEDIAFLLAGFNIHLSEDRAEVVKIVSYYMWCVEVCYASSVTLSCLVTLVMLMRSMVLHRSNLKGLYRGDIYSVYNCQRSIRPSRSAIVCWMSFTSYQAALICLGLIIQTLVFFICLMFFVFLIVIPILYGQNLLLFNILGNMWPFWLMLFLAVVLQHVASQFAFLKKDAGTRDLDNRNGLFLLTYMLFPINVLLGVLMGVWRMVITALFNIIHLCRLDISLLNREVESFDPGYRCYAHYLKIEVSQSHPVMKAFCGVLLQSPGPEGSTGQKMQDAEEGIQLVQQDKKQSKLSNSRRARARWLLLFTLVNNPSLVASRKHFQCQSSESFLNGTLNRTTKEASKEPEKSTT